In Comamonadaceae bacterium OS-1, a single window of DNA contains:
- the murA gene encoding UDP-N-acetylglucosamine 1-carboxyvinyltransferase — MDKLLIRGGRTLQGQVRISGAKNAALPELCAALLTAEPVTLTNVPRLQDVSTMLTLIRNMGVTADRTEDGTVTINASDLSSPEAPYELVKTMRASVLALGPLLARFGEATVSLPGGCAIGSRPVDQHILGMQAMGAEIVVEHGYMIAKLPAGRTRLKGCHITTDMVTVTGTENFLMAATLAEGETILENAAQEPEISDLAEMLIKMGAKIEGHGTHRIRIQGVESLHGCSHQVVADRIETGTFLCAVAATGGDVLLQHGRADHLDAVIDKLRTAGVTVTPEADGIRVQSAGPAHTHLKAQSFRTTEYPGFPTDMQAQFMTLNCVAQGASKVTETIFENRFMHVNELVRLGAHIQIDGKVAVVEGIAKLSGATVMATDLRASASLVIAGLVAEGETVVDRIYHLDRGYDQMEAKLRGIGADIERVKA, encoded by the coding sequence ATGGACAAACTCCTCATCCGCGGTGGCCGCACTTTGCAAGGCCAGGTCCGCATCTCCGGTGCCAAGAACGCCGCCCTGCCCGAACTCTGCGCCGCGCTGCTGACCGCCGAGCCGGTCACCCTGACCAACGTGCCACGCCTGCAAGACGTGTCCACCATGCTCACGCTGATCCGCAACATGGGCGTGACCGCAGACCGCACCGAGGATGGCACCGTCACCATCAACGCCAGCGATCTGTCGTCGCCCGAAGCCCCGTACGAGCTGGTCAAGACCATGCGCGCTTCGGTGCTGGCCCTGGGGCCGCTGCTGGCCCGCTTTGGCGAGGCCACGGTGTCGCTGCCCGGCGGCTGCGCGATTGGCTCGCGCCCGGTGGACCAGCACATCCTCGGGATGCAGGCCATGGGTGCCGAGATCGTGGTCGAGCACGGCTACATGATTGCCAAGCTGCCCGCAGGCCGCACCCGCCTCAAGGGCTGCCACATCACCACCGACATGGTCACTGTCACCGGCACCGAGAACTTCCTCATGGCCGCCACGCTGGCCGAGGGCGAAACCATTCTGGAAAACGCCGCGCAAGAGCCGGAAATCAGCGACCTGGCCGAAATGCTGATCAAGATGGGGGCCAAGATCGAAGGCCACGGCACCCACCGCATCCGCATCCAGGGCGTGGAATCGCTGCACGGCTGCAGCCACCAGGTGGTGGCCGACCGCATCGAGACCGGCACCTTTTTGTGCGCCGTGGCCGCCACCGGTGGCGACGTGCTGCTGCAGCATGGCCGCGCCGACCACCTGGACGCGGTGATCGACAAGCTGCGCACCGCCGGTGTCACCGTGACCCCCGAGGCCGACGGCATCCGCGTGCAGTCCGCGGGCCCGGCCCACACGCACCTGAAGGCGCAGAGTTTTCGCACCACCGAATACCCTGGTTTTCCCACCGACATGCAAGCCCAGTTCATGACGTTGAACTGCGTAGCCCAGGGAGCCAGCAAGGTAACAGAGACGATTTTTGAAAACCGCTTCATGCACGTCAACGAGCTGGTGCGCCTGGGCGCGCATATCCAGATCGACGGCAAGGTGGCGGTGGTTGAAGGCATTGCCAAGCTCTCCGGTGCCACCGTGATGGCCACCGACCTGCGCGCCTCGGCCAGCCTGGTGATTGCCGGCCTGGTGGCCGAGGGCGAAACCGTGGTGGACCGCATTTACCACCTGGACCGCGGCTACGACCAGATGGAAGCCAAGCTGCGCGGCATCGGCGCGGACATCGAACGGGTGAAGGCATGA
- the mlaF gene encoding intermembrane phospholipid transport system ATP-binding protein MlaF, producing the protein MTSSASDNLVDIRQLTFGYGDRPVLDGITLSIPRGKVTALMGASGGGKTTVLRLIGGQITAQKGELLLGGQNVAQFDQAGWYAARRRMGMLFQFGALFTDMTVFDNVAFPLREHTDLSEALVRDIVLMKLGAVGLRGARDLMPSEVSGGMARRVALARAMALDPELLMYDEPFAGLDPISLGTAARLIRDLNDTMGLTSVVVSHDLDETFHIADKVVILANGKIVAQGTPEEVRGSTDPLVHQFIHALPDGPVRFHYPGPTVEQDFGAGLQPPQGGAA; encoded by the coding sequence ATGACCTCATCCGCTTCTGACAACCTTGTTGACATCCGCCAGCTCACCTTCGGGTACGGAGATCGTCCGGTGCTGGACGGCATTACGCTGAGCATTCCGCGCGGCAAGGTGACGGCTTTGATGGGGGCTTCGGGTGGCGGCAAGACCACGGTGCTGCGCCTGATTGGTGGGCAGATCACGGCGCAAAAGGGCGAGCTGCTGCTGGGCGGCCAGAACGTCGCCCAGTTTGACCAGGCCGGTTGGTACGCTGCGCGCCGCCGCATGGGCATGCTGTTCCAGTTTGGCGCCTTATTTACCGATATGACGGTGTTCGACAACGTGGCGTTTCCGCTGCGCGAGCACACCGACCTGTCCGAAGCGCTGGTGCGCGACATCGTGCTGATGAAGCTGGGTGCGGTTGGCCTGCGCGGCGCGCGCGACCTCATGCCCAGTGAAGTCTCGGGCGGCATGGCGCGCCGGGTGGCCCTGGCCCGCGCCATGGCGCTGGACCCCGAGCTGCTGATGTACGACGAGCCTTTCGCCGGGCTGGACCCGATATCGTTGGGCACCGCAGCCCGGTTGATCCGCGACCTGAACGACACCATGGGCCTGACCAGCGTGGTGGTGTCGCACGACCTGGACGAAACCTTTCACATCGCCGACAAGGTGGTGATTTTGGCCAACGGCAAGATCGTGGCCCAGGGCACGCCGGAGGAGGTGCGCGGCAGCACCGACCCGCTGGTGCACCAGTTCATCCACGCGCTGCCTGATGGTCCGGTGCGCTTCCATTACCCCGGCCCCACGGTGGAGCAGGATTTTGGTGCAGGCCTGCAGCCGCCCCAAGGTGGTGCCGCATGA
- the hisD gene encoding histidinol dehydrogenase: MTFVATPARLVSTSSTFEAEFKARLHWSAEADTAIETTVANILADVQLRGDVAVLEYTNRFDGLHANTLAELELTQAELKAAFDAIPAAQREALQAAAARVRSYHEAQKKASGESWSYRDADGTLLGQKVTPLDRVGIYVPGGKAAYPSSVLMNAIPAHVAGVGEIIMVVPTPRGEKNALVLAAAYVAGVTRAYTIGGAQAVAALAYGTATIPNVHKITGPGNAYVAAAKRRVFGTVGIDMIAGPSEILVLADGSTPPDWVAMDLFSQAEHDELAQSILLCPDAAYIDQVQASIDRLLNEMPRAEIIAKSLTGRGALIQTRSMEEACEISNRIAPEHLEVSSTDPHRWEPLLRHAGAIFLGAYTSESLGDYCAGPNHVLPTAGTARFSSPLGVYDFQKRSSLIEVSQAGAQELGRIAAELAYGEGLQAHARAAEMRLDKK; encoded by the coding sequence ATGACTTTTGTAGCTACTCCCGCCCGTCTGGTCAGCACAAGCAGCACTTTTGAGGCTGAATTCAAAGCCCGCCTGCACTGGTCTGCCGAGGCCGACACGGCGATTGAAACCACCGTTGCCAACATCCTGGCCGACGTGCAATTGCGCGGCGACGTGGCGGTGCTGGAGTACACCAACCGCTTTGACGGCCTGCACGCCAACACCCTGGCCGAGCTGGAGCTGACCCAGGCCGAGCTCAAGGCCGCCTTCGATGCCATTCCCGCCGCCCAGCGCGAAGCCCTGCAGGCGGCAGCCGCCCGCGTGCGCAGCTACCACGAGGCGCAGAAAAAGGCTTCGGGTGAAAGCTGGAGCTACCGCGACGCCGACGGCACCCTGCTGGGCCAAAAGGTCACGCCGCTGGACCGCGTGGGCATCTACGTGCCCGGCGGCAAGGCGGCGTACCCCAGCAGCGTGTTGATGAACGCCATCCCCGCGCACGTGGCGGGTGTGGGCGAGATCATCATGGTGGTGCCCACCCCGCGCGGTGAGAAAAACGCCCTGGTGCTGGCCGCCGCCTATGTGGCCGGTGTCACCCGCGCCTACACCATCGGCGGTGCCCAGGCCGTGGCTGCGCTGGCCTATGGCACGGCCACCATCCCCAACGTGCACAAGATTACCGGCCCCGGCAACGCCTACGTGGCCGCCGCCAAGCGCCGCGTCTTCGGCACCGTGGGCATCGACATGATTGCCGGCCCCAGCGAGATTCTGGTGCTGGCCGACGGCAGCACCCCGCCCGACTGGGTGGCCATGGACCTGTTCAGCCAGGCCGAACACGACGAGCTGGCGCAAAGCATTCTGCTGTGCCCCGACGCAGCCTACATCGACCAGGTGCAGGCTTCGATCGACCGCCTGCTCAATGAAATGCCCCGCGCCGAGATCATCGCCAAGTCGCTCACCGGCCGCGGCGCGCTGATCCAGACCCGCAGCATGGAAGAAGCCTGCGAGATCAGCAACCGCATCGCCCCCGAGCATTTGGAGGTCAGCAGTACCGACCCGCACCGCTGGGAGCCGCTGCTGCGCCACGCCGGAGCCATCTTTCTCGGTGCCTACACCAGCGAGAGCCTGGGCGACTACTGCGCCGGACCCAACCACGTGCTGCCCACCGCAGGCACGGCCCGCTTCTCCAGCCCGCTGGGCGTGTATGACTTCCAAAAGCGCAGCAGCCTGATCGAAGTCAGCCAGGCCGGTGCCCAGGAACTGGGCCGTATCGCGGCGGAGCTGGCCTATGGCGAGGGCTTGCAGGCCCACGCCCGGGCCGCCGAGATGCGGTTGGACAAAAAATAG
- the mlaD gene encoding intermembrane phospholipid transport system binding protein MlaD encodes MQRSKNDVWVGLFVLLGAAALLFLALQSANLLTLNFQTGYTVSAKFDNIGGLKPKAAVKSAGVVVGRVDSITFDDKSFQARVSLAMDPRYAFPKDSSLKILTSGLLGEQYIGIEAGADAKNLVAGDTIAATQSAVVLENLISQFLYSKAADGPDTPAAAPAKK; translated from the coding sequence ATGCAACGCTCTAAAAACGATGTCTGGGTGGGTTTGTTTGTGCTGCTGGGGGCGGCGGCGCTGCTGTTTCTGGCGCTGCAGTCGGCCAATCTGCTGACGCTGAATTTCCAGACCGGCTACACCGTGTCGGCCAAGTTTGACAACATCGGCGGGCTCAAGCCCAAGGCCGCCGTCAAAAGCGCCGGGGTGGTGGTGGGTCGGGTGGACAGCATCACTTTTGATGACAAAAGCTTCCAGGCACGGGTGTCCCTGGCCATGGATCCGCGCTACGCTTTCCCCAAAGACAGCTCGCTGAAGATTTTGACCAGCGGCCTGCTGGGCGAGCAGTACATCGGCATCGAAGCCGGTGCCGATGCCAAGAACCTGGTGGCCGGCGACACGATTGCGGCCACGCAGTCGGCGGTGGTCCTGGAGAATTTGATCAGCCAGTTTTTATACAGCAAGGCCGCCGATGGCCCGGATACCCCCGCTGCTGCTCCCGCTAAAAAATGA
- the mlaC gene encoding intermembrane phospholipid transport system binding protein MlaC has product MKRRLLGQWAAGFVFSVAAVTSMGAWAADEAPDALVQRISSDVLDTIKADKTLQQGNVNKIMALVDTKIMPNVNFQRMTASAVGPGWRQATPEQQKKLQDEFKTLLVRTYSGALAQVTSDQEVSLKPLRAAADDKEVLVRTEVKGRGDPIQLDYRLEKTPGEGAGWKIFNLNVLGVWLVETYRSQFASEINAKGVDGLIASLTTRNQANAKKN; this is encoded by the coding sequence ATGAAACGTCGTTTGTTAGGCCAGTGGGCCGCAGGTTTTGTGTTTTCCGTGGCGGCTGTCACGTCCATGGGGGCTTGGGCCGCCGATGAAGCGCCTGACGCACTGGTGCAGCGCATCTCCAGCGATGTGCTCGACACCATCAAGGCTGACAAGACCCTGCAGCAGGGCAATGTGAACAAGATCATGGCCCTGGTCGACACCAAGATCATGCCCAACGTGAACTTTCAGCGCATGACCGCCTCGGCCGTCGGCCCCGGCTGGCGCCAGGCCACACCCGAGCAGCAAAAGAAACTGCAGGACGAGTTCAAGACCCTGCTGGTGCGCACCTACTCGGGTGCCTTGGCCCAGGTCACCAGCGACCAGGAGGTCAGCCTGAAACCCCTGCGGGCGGCAGCAGACGACAAAGAAGTGCTGGTGCGCACCGAAGTCAAAGGCCGTGGCGACCCCATCCAGCTCGACTACCGCCTGGAGAAAACCCCCGGCGAGGGCGCAGGCTGGAAGATCTTCAACCTGAACGTGCTGGGCGTGTGGCTTGTGGAAACCTACCGCAGCCAGTTCGCCAGCGAAATCAACGCCAAGGGTGTGGACGGCCTGATTGCCAGCCTGACCACGCGCAACCAAGCCAACGCCAAAAAGAACTGA
- the ibaG gene encoding acid stress protein IbaG, translating to MTAEELQTIIQSHLPCEHIALEGDGRHWYATIVSSEFEGRRAIQRHQRVYATLGSKMYTDEVHALSMKTYTPAEWAALPR from the coding sequence ATGACTGCTGAAGAACTCCAAACCATCATCCAATCGCACCTGCCCTGCGAGCACATTGCCCTCGAAGGCGATGGCCGCCATTGGTACGCCACCATCGTATCCAGCGAGTTCGAAGGCCGCCGCGCCATCCAGCGCCACCAGCGGGTCTACGCCACGCTGGGCTCCAAGATGTACACCGACGAAGTGCATGCGCTGTCGATGAAGACCTACACACCGGCCGAATGGGCCGCTTTGCCCCGTTAA
- the mlaA gene encoding intermembrane phospholipid transport system lipoprotein MlaA, which yields MTTMKNITRYASLACTTGAFVLMSGCATGPQANPRDPLEPMNRQIFGFNEVVDNAVVKPVAKAYTYVLPSLVRQGVTNFFSNLGEVWSTANNVLQFKGREAAESWMRFSINSVFGIAGIFDLATDMGLERHKEDFGQTLGVWGVASGPYLVLPLFGPSTIRDTAALPIDMQGSMLNAVPHSGDRDRLTGLNLVDTRANLLRAGAVLDEAALDKYTFTRDFYLQLRRSEVYDGNPPDLPVPDAPK from the coding sequence ATGACCACTATGAAAAATATAACTAGATACGCAAGCCTGGCCTGCACAACCGGCGCTTTTGTTCTGATGTCCGGCTGCGCTACCGGCCCGCAGGCAAACCCGCGCGATCCGCTGGAGCCGATGAACCGGCAGATATTTGGCTTCAACGAGGTCGTGGACAACGCTGTGGTCAAGCCCGTGGCCAAGGCCTACACCTATGTGTTGCCTTCGCTGGTGCGCCAGGGCGTGACCAATTTCTTCTCCAACCTGGGCGAGGTCTGGAGCACGGCCAACAACGTGCTGCAGTTCAAGGGCCGCGAGGCCGCTGAAAGCTGGATGCGTTTCAGCATCAACAGCGTGTTTGGTATTGCGGGCATTTTTGACCTGGCCACCGACATGGGGCTGGAGCGCCACAAAGAAGACTTTGGCCAGACGCTGGGGGTATGGGGCGTAGCGTCGGGGCCTTACCTGGTGTTGCCTTTGTTCGGGCCGTCTACCATCCGCGACACCGCGGCGCTGCCGATCGACATGCAGGGCAGCATGCTCAACGCCGTGCCGCACTCGGGCGACCGCGACCGCCTCACCGGCCTGAACCTGGTCGATACCCGCGCCAACCTGCTGCGTGCGGGTGCGGTGCTGGACGAGGCCGCGCTGGACAAGTACACCTTTACCCGCGACTTCTACCTGCAATTGCGCCGCAGCGAGGTCTACGACGGCAACCCGCCCGACCTGCCGGTGCCGGACGCACCCAAGTAA
- the mlaE gene encoding intermembrane phospholipid transport system permease protein MlaE — translation MSWYKPSDVGFALRSKLADIGRATRLFVRLVALLGPTLRRFGLVRDQIHFLGNYSLALISVSGLFVGFVLGLQGYYTLQRYGSSEALGMLVALSLVRELGPVVTALLFAGRAGTSLTAGIGLMKAGEQLSAMELMAVDPVQRILAPRFWAGVITMPLLAALFSAVGIVGGWVVGVLMIGVDAGAFWSQMQGGVDVWRDVGNGVIKSIVFGFTVSFVALLQGYEAQPTPEGVSRATTRTVVVASLAVLALDFLLTATMFTI, via the coding sequence ATGAGCTGGTACAAGCCATCCGACGTGGGTTTTGCGCTGCGCAGCAAACTGGCCGATATCGGCCGCGCCACGCGCCTGTTTGTACGCCTGGTGGCGCTGCTGGGGCCTACTTTGCGGCGCTTTGGTCTGGTGCGCGACCAGATCCATTTTTTGGGCAACTATTCGCTGGCGCTGATCAGCGTGTCGGGCCTGTTCGTCGGCTTTGTGCTGGGCTTGCAGGGCTATTACACCTTGCAGCGTTATGGCTCCAGCGAGGCCCTGGGCATGCTGGTGGCCCTGAGCCTGGTGCGTGAACTGGGCCCCGTGGTCACGGCCCTGCTGTTTGCCGGGCGCGCGGGCACCTCGCTCACTGCAGGCATTGGTTTGATGAAGGCGGGCGAGCAGCTCAGCGCTATGGAGCTGATGGCGGTGGACCCGGTGCAGCGCATCCTGGCCCCGCGCTTTTGGGCCGGGGTGATCACCATGCCCTTGCTGGCAGCGCTGTTCAGCGCGGTGGGCATCGTGGGGGGCTGGGTGGTCGGCGTGCTGATGATCGGCGTGGATGCGGGCGCGTTCTGGAGCCAGATGCAGGGCGGCGTGGACGTGTGGCGTGACGTGGGCAACGGGGTCATCAAAAGCATCGTGTTCGGTTTTACGGTGAGCTTTGTGGCGCTGCTGCAAGGCTATGAGGCCCAGCCCACGCCCGAAGGCGTGTCGCGGGCGACGACGCGCACGGTGGTGGTGGCCTCGCTGGCGGTGCTGGCGCTGGATTTTCTGCTCACGGCCACCATGTTCACAATCTGA
- the yadH gene encoding inner membrane transport permease YadH: MTGWQTLLYKESLRFWKVAFQTVGAPVLTAVLYLLIFGHVLEGKALVYGTINYTAFLVPGLVMMSVLQNAFANSSSSLIQSKIMGSLVFVLLSPLSHWDWFWAYVGSAIARGLLVGVGVFAVTAIFTGASFEAPLWIIVFAVLGAALMGTLGIIAGLWAEKFDQMAAFQNFVIMPMTFLSGVFYSIHSLPPFWQTVSHLNPFFYMIDGFRYGFFGVSDVSPWLSLGIVGAALLVVSAITVNLLRIGYKIRG; encoded by the coding sequence ATGACCGGCTGGCAAACCCTGCTCTACAAAGAGTCGCTGCGCTTTTGGAAAGTGGCTTTCCAGACCGTGGGCGCGCCGGTGCTCACCGCCGTGCTCTACCTGCTGATCTTCGGCCATGTGCTCGAAGGCAAGGCCCTGGTCTACGGCACCATCAACTACACCGCCTTTCTGGTGCCCGGCCTGGTGATGATGAGCGTGCTGCAAAACGCGTTTGCCAACAGTTCCTCGTCGCTGATCCAGAGCAAGATCATGGGCAGCCTGGTGTTTGTGCTGCTGTCGCCGCTGTCGCACTGGGACTGGTTCTGGGCCTACGTGGGCTCGGCCATCGCACGCGGCCTGCTGGTGGGTGTGGGCGTGTTTGCCGTCACCGCCATCTTCACCGGTGCCAGCTTCGAGGCCCCTCTGTGGATCATCGTGTTTGCGGTGCTGGGCGCGGCGCTGATGGGCACCCTAGGCATCATCGCCGGGCTGTGGGCCGAAAAGTTCGACCAGATGGCGGCGTTCCAGAACTTCGTGATCATGCCTATGACGTTTTTGAGCGGCGTGTTCTATTCCATCCATTCTCTGCCGCCTTTCTGGCAAACCGTGAGCCACCTGAACCCGTTTTTCTACATGATCGACGGCTTCCGCTACGGTTTTTTTGGCGTGAGCGACGTGTCGCCCTGGCTCAGCCTGGGCATCGTGGGCGCGGCCCTCTTGGTGGTGAGTGCCATCACCGTCAACCTGCTGCGCATCGGCTACAAAATCCGCGGATAA
- the btuD_1 gene encoding vitamin B12 import ATP-binding protein BtuD, with the protein MPAISFQQVSKTYPSPRGSQKPPLTALDSVSFDIAQGEFFGLLGPNGAGKTTLISILAGLNRATGGKVLVHGHDVAKDFAQARRQLGVVPQELVFDPFFNVREALRIQSGYFGVKNNDAWIDELLESLGLADKATSNMRQLSGGMKRRVLVAQALVHKPPVIVLDEPTAGVDVELRQTLWQFIAKLNKQGHTVLLTTHYLEEAEALCSRIAMLKKGRIVALDRTSELLKNASSNVLRFKVDSELPPALAQQARITGRIVQFPAHNAAEIERYLAAVREAGLTAEDVEIRKADLEDVFLDVMTNGYVASEVAA; encoded by the coding sequence ATGCCCGCCATATCCTTCCAGCAGGTCTCCAAGACCTACCCCAGCCCCCGCGGCTCCCAAAAACCCCCACTCACCGCCCTCGACAGCGTCAGCTTCGACATCGCGCAGGGGGAATTCTTTGGCCTGCTCGGCCCCAACGGTGCGGGTAAAACCACGCTGATCAGCATTCTGGCGGGCTTGAACCGCGCCACCGGCGGCAAGGTGCTGGTGCACGGCCATGACGTGGCCAAAGACTTCGCCCAGGCCCGCCGCCAGCTCGGTGTGGTGCCGCAGGAGCTGGTGTTCGACCCGTTTTTCAACGTCCGCGAGGCGCTGCGCATCCAGTCCGGCTACTTTGGCGTGAAGAACAACGATGCCTGGATCGACGAGCTGCTGGAAAGCCTGGGCCTGGCCGACAAGGCCACGTCCAATATGCGCCAGCTCTCGGGCGGCATGAAGCGCCGCGTGCTGGTGGCCCAGGCCCTGGTGCACAAGCCGCCGGTCATCGTGCTCGACGAGCCCACCGCCGGGGTCGATGTGGAGCTGCGCCAGACCCTGTGGCAGTTCATCGCCAAGCTCAACAAACAAGGCCACACGGTGCTGCTCACCACCCATTACCTGGAAGAGGCCGAAGCCCTGTGCTCGCGCATCGCCATGCTGAAAAAGGGCCGCATCGTCGCCCTGGACCGTACCAGCGAGCTGCTGAAAAATGCCTCCAGCAATGTGCTGCGCTTCAAAGTGGATAGCGAACTTCCCCCAGCCCTGGCGCAGCAGGCCCGGATTACAGGCCGCATCGTGCAGTTCCCCGCACACAACGCTGCGGAGATCGAGCGCTACCTGGCCGCAGTGCGCGAAGCCGGTTTGACCGCCGAAGATGTGGAGATCCGCAAGGCCGATCTGGAAGACGTGTTCCTCGACGTGATGACCAACGGCTACGTGGCCAGCGAGGTGGCAGCATGA
- the gltD gene encoding glutamate synthase [NADPH] small chain translates to MGKVTGFMEYGRLEEGYKPAAERVKHYKEFVVGLDESQAKVQGARCMDCGIPFCNNGCPVNNIIPDFNDLVYRGDWQNAIEVLHSTNNFPEFTGRICPAPCEAACTLNVNDLPVGIKSIEHAIINRAWDEGWVQPRVTKHKTGKKVAVVGSGPAGLAAAQQLARVGHDVTLFEKNDRVGGLLRYGIPDFKMEKSHIDRRVAQMQAEGVTFRTGVMVGAAKDPLGKGSKVTNWAKETITPEQLQKDFDAVVLTGGAEQSRDLPVPGRELDGIHFAMEFLPQQNKVNAGDKLKAQLRADGKKVIVIGGGDTGSDCVGTSNRHGAVSVTQFEVMPQPPEEENRPMTWPYWPIKLRTSSSHVEGCEREFAISTKEFIGEKGKVTGLKTVRVEFKDGKLVEIPGTEVVMQADLVLLAMGFVSPVANVLDAFGIEKDARGNAKAHTEFSGGYATNVPKVFAAGDIRRGQSLVVWAIREGRQAARAVDEFLMGFSDLPR, encoded by the coding sequence ATGGGTAAAGTCACAGGCTTCATGGAATACGGGCGGCTCGAAGAGGGCTACAAGCCCGCCGCCGAGCGCGTCAAGCACTACAAGGAATTCGTCGTCGGCCTCGACGAATCGCAGGCCAAGGTCCAGGGCGCGCGCTGCATGGACTGCGGCATTCCGTTCTGCAACAACGGTTGCCCGGTCAACAACATCATTCCGGACTTCAACGATCTGGTGTACCGCGGCGACTGGCAGAACGCCATCGAGGTGCTGCACAGCACCAACAACTTCCCCGAGTTCACCGGCCGCATCTGCCCCGCACCCTGCGAGGCAGCCTGCACGCTGAACGTGAACGACCTGCCGGTGGGCATCAAGTCCATCGAGCACGCCATCATCAACCGCGCCTGGGACGAGGGCTGGGTCCAGCCCCGCGTGACCAAGCACAAGACTGGCAAAAAAGTGGCGGTGGTCGGCTCCGGCCCCGCAGGCCTGGCGGCCGCCCAGCAACTGGCCCGCGTGGGCCATGACGTGACGCTGTTCGAAAAGAACGACCGCGTCGGCGGCCTGCTGCGCTACGGCATCCCCGACTTCAAGATGGAAAAGAGCCACATCGACCGCCGTGTGGCGCAGATGCAGGCCGAGGGTGTGACCTTCCGCACCGGCGTGATGGTCGGCGCGGCCAAAGACCCGCTGGGCAAGGGCTCCAAGGTGACCAACTGGGCCAAGGAAACCATCACCCCCGAGCAGCTGCAAAAAGACTTCGACGCGGTGGTCCTCACCGGCGGTGCCGAGCAGTCGCGCGACCTGCCTGTGCCCGGCCGCGAGCTGGACGGCATCCATTTCGCGATGGAATTCCTGCCCCAGCAGAACAAGGTCAACGCGGGCGACAAGCTCAAGGCCCAGCTGCGCGCCGATGGCAAGAAGGTCATCGTCATCGGCGGTGGCGACACCGGCTCCGACTGCGTGGGCACCAGCAACCGCCACGGCGCGGTCAGTGTGACCCAGTTCGAGGTGATGCCCCAGCCACCCGAAGAAGAAAACCGCCCCATGACCTGGCCCTACTGGCCGATCAAGCTGCGCACCAGCTCCAGCCACGTTGAAGGCTGCGAGCGCGAGTTCGCCATCTCCACCAAGGAGTTCATCGGCGAAAAGGGCAAGGTCACCGGCCTGAAGACTGTGCGCGTCGAGTTCAAGGACGGCAAGCTGGTGGAAATTCCCGGCACCGAAGTCGTGATGCAGGCCGACCTGGTGCTGCTGGCCATGGGCTTCGTCAGCCCCGTGGCCAACGTGCTGGATGCCTTTGGTATCGAGAAAGATGCCCGTGGCAACGCCAAGGCGCACACCGAGTTCAGCGGCGGCTACGCCACCAATGTGCCCAAGGTGTTTGCGGCAGGCGACATCCGCCGCGGCCAGAGCCTGGTCGTGTGGGCCATCCGCGAAGGTCGTCAGGCGGCGCGCGCCGTCGATGAATTTTTGATGGGTTTCAGCGACCTTCCACGCTGA
- the hisG gene encoding ATP phosphoribosyltransferase translates to MITLALSKGRIFDDTLPLLRSAGIEVLDDPEKSRKLILDTNQSGVRVLIVRASDVPTYVENGGADLGITGKDTLIEHGGQGLYQPLDLQIAKCRISVAVRNDFDYERAVKQGSRLRVATKYVAIAREFFAAKGVHVDLIKLYGSMELAPLTGLADAIVDLVSTGNTLRANHLVEVERIMDISSRLVVNQAALKLKQAPIRAMIDAFAAAVAERAKT, encoded by the coding sequence ATGATCACCTTAGCCCTCTCCAAAGGCCGCATCTTCGACGACACGCTGCCGCTGTTGCGCTCTGCCGGTATCGAGGTGCTGGACGACCCCGAAAAGTCCCGCAAGCTGATTCTGGACACCAACCAGTCTGGGGTGCGCGTGCTCATCGTTCGCGCCTCCGACGTGCCCACCTACGTGGAAAACGGCGGTGCCGACCTGGGCATCACCGGCAAAGACACGCTGATCGAACACGGCGGCCAGGGCCTGTACCAGCCGCTGGACCTGCAGATTGCGAAATGCCGCATCAGCGTGGCGGTGCGCAACGACTTCGACTACGAGCGCGCCGTCAAGCAGGGCTCGCGCCTGCGGGTTGCTACTAAATATGTAGCGATTGCGCGCGAATTCTTCGCCGCCAAGGGCGTGCACGTCGATCTGATCAAGCTCTACGGCAGCATGGAACTGGCCCCGCTGACCGGCCTGGCCGATGCCATCGTGGACCTGGTGTCCACCGGCAACACGCTGCGGGCCAACCACCTGGTGGAAGTGGAACGCATCATGGACATCAGCTCGCGCCTGGTGGTGAACCAGGCCGCGCTCAAGCTCAAGCAAGCCCCCATCCGCGCCATGATCGATGCCTTCGCCGCGGCGGTGGCCGAGCGCGCAAAAACCTGA